The following coding sequences lie in one Hippopotamus amphibius kiboko isolate mHipAmp2 chromosome 7, mHipAmp2.hap2, whole genome shotgun sequence genomic window:
- the RASSF9 gene encoding ras association domain-containing protein 9, whose protein sequence is MAPFGRNLLKTRHKNRSPTKDMDSEEKEIVVWVCQEEKIVCGLTKRTTSADVIQALLEEHETTFGEKRFLLGKPSDYCIIEKWRGSERVLPPLTRILKLWKAWGDEQPNMQFVLVKADAFLPVPLWRTAEAKLVPNTEKLWELSPANYMKTLPPDKQKRIVRKTFRKLAKIKQDTVSQERDSMETLVHLIISQDHTIHQQVKRMKELDLEIEKCEAKFHLDRVENDGENYVQDAYLMPSFSEVEQKLGLEYDENQILEDLRESDGIIQLEERLTYYRKLIDKLSAEIEKEVKSVCTEINEDAEGAAASELESSNLESVKCDLEKSMKAGLKIHSHLSGIQKEIKYSDSLLQMKAKEYELLAKEFNSLHISNKDECQLKENRGKEPEVPTSSGEVPPFTQRVFNMYTNDTDSDTGISSNHSQDSETAVGDVVLLST, encoded by the coding sequence atctCCAACTAAAGACATGGattcagaagagaaggaaattgtGGTTTGGGTTTGCCAAGAAGAGAAAATCGTCTGTGGGCTAACCAAACGCACGACCTCTGCTGatgtcatccaggctttgcttGAGGAACACGAGACTACATTTGGAGAGAAGAGATTTCTTCTGGGGAAGCCCAGTGATTACTGCATCATAGAAAAGTGGAGAGGCTCTGAGCGGGTTCTTCCCCCACTAACTAGAATCCTGAAGCTTTGGAAAGCATGGGGAGACGAGCAGCCTAATATGCAGTTTGTTTTGGTTAAAGCAGATGCTTTTCTTCCAGTTCCCTTGTGGCGGACAGCTGAAGCCAAGTTAGTACCGAATACAGAAAAACTGTGGGAGCTCAGCCCAGCAAATTACATGAAGACGTTACCACCAGATAAGCAAAAGAGAATAGTCAGAAAAACTTTCCGTAAACTGGCTAAAATTAAGCAGGACACAGTTTCCCAAGAGCGAGATAGTATGGAGACATTAGTTCATCTGATTATTTCCCAGGATCATACTATTCATCAACAAGTCAAGAGGATGAAAGAGCTGGATCTGGAAATTGAAAAGTGTGAAGCTAAATTCCACCTCGACCGGGTagaaaatgatggagaaaattATGTTCAGGATGCATATTTGATGCCCAGTTTCAGTGAAGTTGAGCAAAAGCTAGGCTTGGAGTATGATGAAAACCAGATTCTGGAGGACTTGAGAGAAAGTGATGGAATCATACAGCTGGAGGAACGACTGACATATTACAGAAAGCTCATTGATAAGCTCTCTGCCGAAATAGAAAAAGAGGTAAAAAGTGTTTGCACGGAGATAAACGAAGATGCAGAAGGGGCAGCTGCAAGTGAACTTGAAAGCTCTAATTTAGAAAGTGTTAAGTGTGATTTGGAGAAAAGCATGAAAGCTGGTTTGAAAATCCATTCTCACTTGAGTGGCATCCAGAAAGAGATTAAATACAGTGACTCATTGCTTCAGATGAAAGCTAAAGAATATGAGCTCCTGGCCAAGGAGTTCAATTCCCTTCATATTAGCAACAAAGATGAATGCCAGctaaaggaaaacagaggaaaggaaCCTGAGGTCCCCACCAGCAGTGGGGAGGTTCCCCCTTTTACTCAAAGAGTCTTTAACATGTATACAAATGACACAGACTCGGACACTGGTATCAGCTCTAATCACAGTCAGGACTCAGAAACAGCTGTAGGAGATGTGGTGCTGTTGTCAACATAA